From the Leptolyngbya sp. O-77 genome, one window contains:
- a CDS encoding MlaD family protein, whose translation MRSRTIREGSVGLLILLALGIFGSLLLWLRGLSLGNRSYRAVVEFPNVVGMVEGSPVRYRGVIVGKVRKIRPGAQFAEVEIQISPATVQIPRDSTIQTNQAGLIGETAVDIVPRQEFVGTVATNPLAADCPGSEIICDGDRLPGEVGVTFDALISSTIRLSNQFSDPELIENLKALTFNSSLAAAGVTTLTGEVTELAKSVQMELRTLAGSANRTTTSVGGAATQLGLTAAQVNSLLETNRYAISSTLSNLEQASNQVRLLTTRLTPLVDDSAFVQNLNALSDNAARASLTLRSLTDAIGTPENALALQQTLDSARATFQNAEKITADLDELTGDPAFRNTVRDLLRSLDNLLSSTQQLEQQVELEQLLTPAAIALQGKPTAPPTPEPDTAVQPAAPAPMSAVRPLAASPHPAVRQSPRLGRSLSVPEAPSADKLRTVNTNLPE comes from the coding sequence ATGCGATCGCGAACCATTCGAGAAGGCTCTGTTGGATTACTGATTCTGCTGGCGTTGGGCATTTTTGGCAGTCTGCTGCTGTGGCTGCGGGGGCTGAGCCTGGGCAATCGCAGCTATCGCGCTGTGGTGGAGTTTCCGAACGTGGTGGGCATGGTAGAAGGCTCTCCCGTGCGATATCGTGGCGTGATTGTGGGCAAGGTGCGGAAGATTCGTCCGGGGGCGCAGTTTGCGGAGGTGGAAATTCAGATTTCCCCTGCAACAGTGCAGATTCCTCGCGATTCGACCATTCAAACCAACCAGGCGGGGCTAATTGGGGAAACGGCGGTCGACATTGTGCCGCGTCAGGAATTTGTGGGGACGGTGGCAACCAATCCGTTGGCGGCAGATTGTCCGGGCAGTGAAATTATTTGTGATGGCGATCGCCTACCTGGAGAAGTCGGTGTCACCTTCGATGCGCTGATTAGCTCCACGATTCGCCTGTCTAACCAGTTTTCTGATCCAGAACTAATCGAAAACTTGAAAGCGCTGACCTTCAACTCTTCCCTGGCGGCGGCGGGCGTAACGACGCTAACGGGCGAAGTGACTGAACTAGCAAAATCGGTGCAGATGGAACTGAGAACCCTGGCCGGGTCTGCCAATCGAACCACGACATCGGTGGGCGGCGCGGCGACTCAGCTTGGCCTTACCGCTGCCCAAGTCAACTCGCTGTTGGAAACCAATCGCTACGCCATCAGCAGCACTTTGTCTAACCTGGAGCAAGCCAGCAACCAGGTGCGCCTGCTGACGACTCGCCTCACGCCGCTGGTGGACGATAGCGCCTTTGTGCAAAACCTGAACGCGCTGTCGGACAATGCGGCCCGCGCCTCACTGACACTGCGGAGCCTGACGGATGCAATTGGCACACCCGAAAATGCGCTGGCGCTCCAGCAAACGCTAGATTCGGCCCGCGCCACGTTTCAAAATGCAGAAAAGATTACCGCAGATTTAGACGAGCTGACGGGCGATCCGGCATTTCGCAACACCGTCCGCGATTTGCTGCGGAGTTTGGACAATTTGCTGTCTTCAACTCAGCAGCTTGAGCAGCAGGTCGAGCTAGAGCAACTCTTGACCCCAGCGGCGATCGCCCTGCAAGGCAAACCCACTGCGCCACCCACACCTGAGCCAGACACAGCAGTTCAGCCAGCCGCGCCAGCCCCGATGTCCGCTGTTCGCCCGCTCGCCGCATCGCCGCACCCTGCGGTTCGCCAGTCTCCGCGACTAGGGCGATCGCTCTCCGTTCCAGAAGCCCCATCTGCTGATAAGCTCAGAACCGTAAACACAAATTTGCCAGAGTAA
- the plsY gene encoding glycerol-3-phosphate 1-O-acyltransferase PlsY, whose product MNAWVVLGLVLLAAYGLGATPTGYWAGKLLKDIDIRQYGSKSTGATNVLRILGRGPAIAVLLIDILKGVAAIALTRYVYSLPSIAALPLPNGLPLGTWLPWAVMLSGLVAIVGHSKSMWIGFKGGKSAATALGVLFALSWQVGLGVAAVFLLMLALFRIVSLGSIAGAISASLWMLALKQPLPYLLLAIAGGIYVLITHRANIQRLLAGTEPRVGQKHL is encoded by the coding sequence ATGAACGCTTGGGTGGTGTTGGGTTTGGTGCTGCTGGCGGCGTATGGGCTGGGAGCCACGCCGACGGGCTACTGGGCGGGCAAGCTGCTCAAGGACATCGACATTCGGCAATATGGCTCCAAGTCTACAGGCGCGACCAATGTGCTGCGGATTTTGGGACGCGGCCCGGCGATCGCCGTTTTGCTGATCGATATCTTGAAAGGCGTAGCGGCGATCGCCCTCACCCGCTATGTCTATAGCCTCCCCAGCATCGCCGCGCTGCCCCTGCCCAACGGACTGCCGCTGGGCACCTGGCTACCCTGGGCAGTGATGCTCTCTGGGTTGGTTGCCATTGTGGGCCATAGCAAATCTATGTGGATTGGGTTCAAAGGCGGTAAGTCGGCGGCGACCGCGCTGGGCGTGCTGTTTGCGCTGTCGTGGCAGGTGGGGCTGGGCGTGGCAGCCGTTTTTCTGCTGATGCTGGCGCTGTTTCGCATCGTGTCGCTGGGGTCGATCGCCGGAGCCATTTCCGCCTCCCTGTGGATGCTTGCCCTGAAACAGCCCTTACCCTACCTCTTGCTGGCGATCGCCGGAGGCATTTACGTCCTGATTACCCACCGGGCAAATATTCAGCGCTTGCTGGCAGGAACGGAACCGCGAGTTGGGCAGAAGCATTTGTAA